ATAGCCAGGCAGAGGCAAATTTAATTTCACAGGGTATAtagaactttatatatatatatacactgagGAATAACTATGATACAAAATGACAAAGACAACCCTGCACCTGTACATAACAGGAAAAGGACCAAAAGAAGCCAATGTAAGTCAAGACACATTACATCAATACATCGATATATTTCAAGATATCAACGCAAGAATATAAATCGCAAACTATAACAAAACCCAAAACTTTTCCCAACAAAATctggataagaaataaataaggACAATTACAATAGGATAAATCAGATTTTTCAACATAAAACACAGTAACTAATTGCATGCGAACGATTTATACATTTTCTAGTACTTTACAACATCATGTTTTAATAGGTAGGCtctgaaatgaaaaataaaatttaacaaataatgaaaatttcaaGCCCACGAAAACgaacaaaaattaaagtaaaaagagaataagaaatatataaggCTAAGATTTAACCAGCAATTAACGCTGAAAATGCTCCCATATTTCCACACCTTCACCCTTACAAAACTGAACAATAGTAACACTAACTGATgccaaaactgtacccaataGAAATAGAGAAATCCTATGGCAGCGaaaattttagcagaaaataaaTACAGAccctagaaagagaaaaataattaaccTGAGGCAAAGAAACAGAACCCGAAGCAAAGAAAATCTGAGGACTTTCGATGCACAATAGAGAGCAACACCAGGACAATCAACCTGAGAACTGACAATTTTCAAACTGAAAATCAGCTTATCCACAAGCCGCAACCTGCAGCATCACCAGAGCAAAACGTCAACACCCACATGCATCACCACTAAGAGCAAAAGGTGAAAATTGTTAGATCAATATCCCTCAAAAAAGAGAAACCATAACAATCACAAAACAGAAAGTACGAATctcaatatttaaaatttggattatttgcaAANGTGCTAACATTCTCTAGGTCTGTTACTTTTCATTTAAGAGTTGGAGATGTTAAATGTCCACAAATGTAGTTAGCATCAAAAACCCTTTCTCTATTAGCATTGTAATCAGTCTCTGGTTGTTTTCCGCATATTGTCTTCTATGTAGTAACTTGATAACAAATTCCTATGCAGaacaaaaattagagaaaaaaatatacaggCTCAGATTTGCTACGCAATGAAGGCTAAAAATGGTCCGACTCCAACATGCAGGAAAAGAACGCAGGCGAAAAAATAAGCAGTCATCACATATAGTTCTAATTCATATTTAAAGAAACAGCACCGACCAGAGTTCTaatctatatttcaaataaatagcGCCAACTGGTTACCTACATTATAGGCCATTCAAAGGTTGCACACTACTCATATTTACCAAGCAATGAAGGCTAAAAATGATCCAACTTCAACACGTAGGAATAAgtttagaacaaaaaaaaacaattttccaaaaaaaaaaagggcagaaaaatgcaaaaaaagaatCAAGAGAGTCTCACATGACGGAGTGGAACCTGAGAGCATCCAAGAATAGAAGATTATGCAGCTCAGAAACTTGCACTGATAAATACCCCAATCCACCATCACAAGAATGGAAGGGAAAACAAAAGCGCCTCTGGACATCTAGCGGCAACAGGGACGGAGGATGGTAGGGCTCCAACAGCAACAGAAGGGAGAGGTGGCCGCAAGCtcggggagagggagagggagtgagAGGAAAGCCCGAAACCGCAGTTAGAGAAAGCCCAAACCGCAGGCGAGGAGCGAGACCCACAACCTCTGCCCAAGTTGAAGAAGAAACCAAACATctggaagaagaaaagagaaacaaCATAGTGGGGCAGCATCAgaggagaatgagagagagtgCAGAAGAAAGGGGACTCCCACCTTGATATAGTGATCAGCATCAGTGAAGAAGGGCCGAAATCAAAGAGGCGAAAGCGCACTCCCACCTTGATATGGTGATCGCCTCTTCCGAGTGGGTGTCGCCTCAATTGATCTGAATCATTCCTCCCTCATCCTTCGCCTCAAGCTAGATCCCTCTAGGGTTTCTTCTACCTTCACCTCGAGCTCTTCATCCGATCGGAGCTTAGAAGAGCATTTAGGGTTTGGGTAGTTGTGGAAATTTTGGAAGGAGGAAGGAGATTTTGGTGCCCTTTTGCCGGGCGGTGGTGAAGAAGGCAAAGATAAAGGGGGCTGAcaggagaagaaaagaggaatGGTATGAGGAAGAGGACAGAGGGAAGGAGGACAGAGGGAATTTTGGTTTAAAATTGATGGGCGGGCGGGTGCGAGCTCACGCAGGAGGTTAAAATTGATGGGcggttaaataaaaaaaattttggtttaaaatttaaatttaaatttaaaatttaaaattttattttttgtactaCCTTATTGTGAGAATCAAATAATTCCATCAACTGCCGAACAGCATAACATCAAACCAAGTCGATAATAGAATGCTGGCATTTAATACTTTTGATGAGCTTCATGATATTGACAAAGAAATTGTAGAATGCGGGCCTTTAATACTGTTGATGAGCTTCATGATATTGACAAAGAAATTGTTCGGCAGTTGATGGAATTATTTGATTCTCACccacaaatttaaattaagccAAATAAGCGAcattcaaaacaaaaattttaaatttaaattttatttatttttttgtatgcgGTCCACGGCGGATCGCGCCCCTGCACCCCGCGCCCATTCCTGCTCGCCCGTGCCACCCGCACACGCACCCGCTCGCCCGCCGGCGCCCGTgcacaaatttaaattaaatttattttaattttaaattttttttttgtatgtggcCCAAAACATTCGGGTCCGCATCCGCGCCGGCTCGCGCCCCTGCGCCCGTATCCACTCCTGCTCGCCCGCGCCTGCTTGCGCAACCGCACATGCCCGCTCGCCCGCTCGCGCCCGcgcacaaatttaaattttaaattaaattttttttttctgtatgcATCCCAGGACACAAAAAAAAgtgttagaaaataaaaaagggaaaattttaatttaatttaaatttgacattcaaaagaaaaattttaaatttaattttttttttttttgtatacggtcCACAACACTCAGGCTCGCATCTACGGCGGATCACGCCCCTGCGCCCGCGTCCATTCCCGCTCGCCCGTGCCCTCTCGCACCCGCACACGCACCCGCTCGCCTGCCGGCGCCCGCgcacaaatttaaattataaatttaaattaaatttattttaattttatttttatatttttttgtaggTGGCCCAAAACACTCAGGTCCGCATCCGCGCCGGCTCGCGCCCCCGCACCCgcgttaaatttaaaatttttttttttgtatgtggcCCACTCCTGCTCGCCCGCGACCACTCGCGCAACTGCACATGCCCGCTCGCCCGCTCGCGCCCGtgcacaaatttaaattttaaatttaaattaaattttaaattttaaatttttttttctatatgcaTCCCAGGACACAAAAAAAAGtattagaaaatgaaaaaaggaaaatttaaattttaattttaaatttaaatttttttttttttctgtatgcATCCaggacacaaaaaaaaaagtgctagaaagaaaaaaagggcaaaaaagaagcaagagagagagagaggagtgggccacaggaaaaaaaaaaaaaaaaagaaaagaaaaaaaacccaaaataagcCGCGCGCGGGCTCGCATCCGAGCCGTCTCTGGGGCGGCGGCTCGCCCGTGCGCCGGCGCCGCTCACGCTCAACGCCCGCTCGCGCTCGCTCGCGCCGCGGCACGCACGCTGCACGCCGCTCGCCCGCCAGCGCCATCACCCTCGCCGCCCGCGTCGGCttgccgccgcgccgctcgcccGCCTCCCCGCTGCGCAGATTGCGGAGGGCCTGCCGTCCCCCTTTAGGATTCCGAGCGCCAGCCCGCGCCGTGCGCGCCTCGGCGCGGCCACCCCGCGCCGGCTCGCGCCCGCCCCCGCTCGCGGAAAACGCGGAGGAGGCTGCCGTACCCTTTAGGATCCCCGATTCAAAAGTTATATAGATGGATGTCTCTGTAttatcaagtcgttttcgatgctcagattttcaaatcgatgatcagctCCGTCAgatttgatctaaagtatttaaaatacCTAAGAAAtaaatgttataattttttgatataattaaCCTGGTGATCGAAatgactcaaaatcaacagctgaaaataaaattttacagaaaaataatgatatggcactaaaattttagatcaaaaattttgatcttgCTTTATGTGGTATAAAAAATTGTGtaccaaaattttatatgatttgtaTAATTTTGCATCGTTAAACTTGTAAAAGACTCACCACGaccattaaaataattaattttgggcCCCTTCAattactagataaataatatcgaaaaattacaaaatttttttgctaGTTTAAATACTGCCAATCAAGTTTTAATGAGGcagatcgttgattcgaaagctctaaTATTAAAAGCAACTTAATAGTACGAAAATCATCGTGTTTCTAAAAATAAACAAGCCTAGTTTTGGACTGAAAtgttatatatatgaaaaaagcATTACACTTTTCAAAGGAAgtggcttaattaattattattacaaattattacaaataatatttagggaaaacttcaaaaatcccctgtggtttcacactttatcattttagtatcatgcggtttaaagtatatcaaattagtaccatatggtttcgcattttcttactttagtacttggctgtggtttaaagtgtatcaagttagtaccctgtgattttatttttgtatcacgttagtatcctgtggttttatttttgtatcaagttagtaccatttgattttatttttctcttaatgaaatattaaactacaggatactaaagtgaaaaagtacgaaaccacagggtactaacttgatacactttaaacaccgggtactaacttgatacactttaaatcatagggtactaaagtaagaaagagtgaaactattaggaggtatttgaagttttccctaatatttataatcatttttaactttatcaccCCCCAACCAAAGTCAACATTTCCTATCCCACTGCAACCCTCTTAACTCTGTATTCACACTTGTCCAAACAATTCATCCCCCTTTCCCACTAGTTcaataaatgatttttttttattaatatacataaaaaatttattatgataataataaaaatagtcagttaaaaaatttatttataaaattaaactgGTAATTCATTCActaatttttctcaaaatagtaaaattacttTGGTgtttaatactatattttttcagaatttaaatataaaaaatatgtacaatataaaattagataaaaacaaaaaaaatattcatcgTTTGAAATTAactttacaaataaaaattttaagtatctattttataattataaagtttatTAGATTTAATAGTCCGAAAAAAAACCTTCAATAAATTCTATTACTAATTTGTCCTTACTCTAGCACAAAAATTTAAAGGGATATTTGTTTATATACTTATCAAAacttcttaaatattttatttatttattttttatttcaaatatatctctgaTATACTTctctattattcaaaaatatttctgTTGTTAGTGTCCGTTAAGTTATCTCGGATTAAACCGGAATTGTATTTCTATCGTAGCTAAAAAATAACGAAAATATTTATTtcgtccttaacttaaggacaaataaaaaaagttgatgatggtagaagaatatatttgaaaagataaaaagttttgctcctaacttaagggtaaataagaaaaattggtgatggtaaaagggtatttttgaaagggtaaaataataattttacagataATGGCTGTTTCTAATAATTCACTTAGGGACCGTTTGTTtagaaataattataaataaatgcagtgtagttagagatgcatGAAGTTGAAAATACAGCAGTTACAACTTACAACTGCATATatcttgtttggttggatgtagtagaaaacgctgcaagtataaataatttgtttaattgcatgcagttgaaaaataaattttaaattttattatttatatatatatgatggtgagattacctccaatgtaaaaaagaaaaataatttttgtttaaaaaataattaagcagATAAGCATACCTTTTATCTAATGTTACTCTCTTCAACTatagcagtttgaactgcagtcaatttgggcgtagttcgaaTTACTGCAGTTGAGCCTCCTCCTACAGTTTCTATTATAGCAGTTAGAGTTAAATACATCAGATCAAACAttgaatttgtatttgtatACAGTTACAAGTGTAgtgtagttgcaactacataTAACTAAACAGTCCCTTACAGATTTTAACTTTAGAGCTATATTTGAAAAGCTTTgggattttaaaaaaagtaattttaatattagttttttagaaagggtaaataaaaaagtcgGTAACTTTAGAAAGAGTTTATAAAGATTTGCTCCAAATTTAAAAGTAGAAAAGTTTGaaaagaattaaataattttttaaagaaaaaaacaaagtaaGAACAACAACTGAGGCTCCAAACCCATCCCCCCATTTCCTCGTGCCACACTGCGCTCTTCCTCTGGACCCTCTCTCTGcgtgtaagagagagagagagagagagagagagagaaagagagagagagagagagNgagagagagagagagagagagagagagagagagagagagaggggagggttAAAGGGGAGAGGGTGTGGGAGAGAGTGCGAAAGGCGCCTCCTTTTTCCTCGCCTCGTTCGTGTCGAAACCCTCGGAGGGGCTCTTTTtcccggcggcggaggcggcggtggcggaggaggcgcGGGAGACTCGGATCTGTGGCCCCCGATCACCGCCCCAGATGAGTTCCTCCCCTGGCGATCGCCAATCCTAGGTTTTTCTCCGCATTTTCTTTGATTCTCAGGGGGTTTCGATCGGTTTCCGGCCTAAATTTGGGGTTTTGAGGCGATTAGGCGCCGGAATTTGGGTCTTTGTGTGGCGGCGGTAGCGGATTTTGAGCTCCTTGCTTGTTTAGGGTTCCTCTAGCCCTCACCATTCTTAGCCCTTTCTCTGCATTTTCGTTGATTCTGAGGGTTCTCGATAGGTTTCCGGCTTACATTTGGGGTTTTGAGGCGATTAGACGCCGGAATTTGGGTTTTTGTGTGGCGGTGGTAGTGGATTTTGAGCTCCTTTTGtggttagggtttgggggaTCTTGTTAGAATTTGTTGTTTGGGATCAggagttccttttttttttttttctgttttatgTTGCGTTCTTAATTATGGATGTGATGCGATCATGGTCTCTAGAGATTAGGTTTTTCCTGGGCGGGCTAAGGTTAGTTGATGTGTTTGAAGGTATGTAGGTTAATTGTTTCTTCTGATCTTCTTCCTTTGAACGTTGGGTAGGTTTTTGCAAATGCTGGGTTCAAATTCAATGCATTTAGGTGCTTTTCTCTATAAAGAtctcatcttttcttttcttttttggaattAGGGCTTAGGGCTCTCTAATTGACAATTTGGGAATTTTGAGGCTTCTTGTAGTGTTTCTGTTCCATTCATTGGTGAATCTTAAGCCAGAGGACTGAGGGCTTAGTTGATAACATTTTCTATGAGCTTGGTTCCCTTCTAAATTTGGCATTTTTTTGTTGACAAAAGTGGTTCTAAAAATGGCGGGAGAAACATCGAAGAATGAACAGGGTTTGGAGGAGGAGACTACAATGCGGATGCTGTTTGGGGAAGAATTTATGGGCATGGCCGACGATCGATTTGAGGGATCAAAGGCGGAGCATGATATATTTATGGATGTCTTTAATGGAAATGGCCCTGATGGTGGAAGCAATTGTAATGATGTTTCGAGGACCATGAACTCTGGCTCGATTCCCTCGAGCCACTCTTCTATGGAAGATCCATTTTGTGAATCTTCTGAACCCGCAAAGATGAGTTCCGGAGAACAAAGCGGATCGAAATTACTTCTGGAGAGCTCTCCTTGTTTCAGATTGGATGCTCAAAATGGAAAGGAGAATAAGATGGAAGTATCACCggttagtcaattaaattaccGGAATAGGGAGAATGGCAATTGCATGCTTGGTACTAACGATTCCTTAGTTGAGTTAAATGCATCAAAGGTTGCTACAAATGCTCTCATGCAAGATGCTTTCGATGCTCATCAATTTACGGTCGAGGCCTACTCACAGGGCATTTTATCGATTTACCATCTATCAAATGAACAACTAGAAATAGATGGTAAAACGGATTATGATGATAAAGTGGCCTTAGATTGTAATATTACAAGACAAGACACAGGATATGGTGGGAAAGTTGGTGAAACTAATTCTTGTATGTTAGAAAATAGCTTTGCTGCTCTGCAATTGCCTTCTTCCCCTCTAGAAACCCCCTTGGCCATTACAAGCATGGAGCAAAGTGTGAAAGGATTTAGTATAAGGAGCATTGATTCAATTAATGGTGCTTCAATGAAGTCCATTAATAGGGACCTTCCTGAACTTCTACGTAATTATGCACAGGAGCTTCTTAAGGATTCAGGTTGGAGGATTGATCCTCGTGTGCGGAGCGACAGGGCTAAACTGGCTTCATATTTCACGGCACCTGAGAGAGCGTTTGTTGTTACTTCTCTCTCCCATGCTTGGAAATCATGTGGGCATATATTATATCAGAGCTCTCCAAATTCTGAGAGAGATGACATGGGGAGAGTTTGGAAAGATATACATACATTTTGGGGTGATCTTATGGATACAATTGCTTACATCGAGAAGAAGATTAAAGAGCCtgaaaattttctctctctgtGGGACAGATGGCAACTTCTTGATCCTTTCATGGCCGTGGTGTGCATTAATAAGAAAGTTGGTGTTCTTCGAGCAGGGAAGACTCTTAGAGCTGTTAATAGTGACACTTTTGTTCTCAGCGAGAAAAGCAACATGATATTGGGTGGTAAGAATAGTGAGGATAGAGTTGATGATTCTCTGATTTCAACTATTCTACCAACCCAAGAGCTCAAGTCTGAGCCTGGTAAAGAAGAAGGTTTACAACATTTGCATGATTCAAAGAAGAAGCGCCAATGTAGGCatataaaaaagaaactttGTTACTGTGGAGAGAAGCATTCAGAACTGACAAAACAAGAAACTTCTGTGCATGAACTCTGTATCCAAGCATCTGATCGAGAATCAAACCATGCTCAATTATCAGTTTGTAGTATATCTTGTGCTATTCAACAAAGTGGGCGGAAGCCCTTCTATTTTAATGAGAAAGTGGGTCTTCTTCATAATAAAGCTTCCCTGGATGACTTTCATGTGGATGGACTTGGGCAAGAAGGTGCTTCTGCTTGTCTCAGGGATGATGGGTTCAGAGAAGATCTTCTTGCTAATGAGACTACTGCTAATGCCCTAATAGGATTTGATGAGACCCTCAGATTGAAATCTTCAATTTATGAGGAAAATTTTAGCAAAGGGGTTCTTGTTTCTGACATAGATAGTAATGTTACAGCTGACGACGAGAGAGGTATATTTTTTGAAGAGAAGTTGGCGAATAGTTCTGTCAAAAGGGCACGTAAGAAGTCTAAGAAGATATCAGAAATTGAAGCAACTGGATTAAATGGGGTATGTGGTGGAAACTGCATTCAAATATCTGGTAATTATACGGACATGAATATTGATGATCCTCTTGGACTCACTTGCAATTCCAATATTGTAACATCCGAATCAACTTTTAAAGCTGTGAAGAAACCAAAGCTTCTGGAAAATCACCATGCCCTTGAATGCGACACAAATGGGTCAAATGCGAAAAGATTAAAGTCTATCAGCAAATTCCATCCAAATGCGCCATTTTTGTTGAAGGACCAGTTTAAAGATGCTGCTTCTGAAGAGTCGCTGGTTGTTTCAGATGACAGCTGTATTCCGACAGAAGAACAAAGCAGCAGAAAGGTGACCAAGACAAAGAAATCTAAGAATTGGAAGGAAAACGGACGGAAAAGGCCGCGCGGGTTGCATATCTATGATGACGACCTTTTGATTACTGCCATTATAAAAAACAAAGATTTTACCTCCTGTAGCAAATTTACTTCGAATTCAGGGTATTCTGAACTGAAAACATTTAGAAAGCTTAAaaccaagaaaaagaaaggctGTCAGTTGCTCTTGCGAACCCCTGGAAAAGGTGGCAAAAACTCCTTGGATGGAAAAAGGTTAATTTTAGGAAGGAAAACTGTATTGTGTTGGTTGATTGCGAGGGGGGTCATATCTTTAAAAGATGTTGTTCAGTACCGGGATCTGAAGAACAATGAGGTGGTCAAGGATGGATGGGTTACTGTTAATGGGGTTCTTTGTAACTGCTGCACCAAGGTCTTATCTGTGTCTGAATTTAAAGCTCACGCAGATGCTAAGATGCAAAAGTCCTCCTTGAATCTCTTTTTGCAGTCTGGTAAATCTTACACTCTGTGCCAACTTGAGGCTTGGTCGGCTGAATACAGGGCTAGGAAAAGCAATACACAAATTGCGGAAATTGAGGGGTTGGATGATCAAAATGATGATACTTGTGGGCTTTGTGGTGATGGTGGTGAGTTAATATGCTGTGATAGTTGCCCATCCACTTACCACCAGGATTGCTTGCTTTCACAGGTATTtgcatttcttgtttgtttGTTATTATCTAGTCCAACTATTTTAAGTGATTGTACTCATGAGTAAGAAAACTGGTGGCCTATTTTGATTCCTGCATAATCCTATTATTTTCTGTAGAATTAAGGTATATACCTTGCTTTATCCTAATGTAGGATACTATGTAATTAACTCGTGGAGCTTTTACGTAAAGCTAAACCAGTAAACTTTAGAAGTAAAGGGCATTTTCTGGTAATTTATCAGTTTATACAGTGACAGTTATTACAGTATGTGGCAACAGATGCCTgtacttcataattttttgtgttGCATATCAGGAAAGCAGATCCAATTTCTCAGTTCCGAATCTGATTGGTTCTGTTCTTTGGTATCTTATTGCATTTGGATCGCTTTCCATACGTCTGTTAATCCAACCCAATTGAAGCTGCATCTCTCTATCTCCCCCCTCCCCTCCAACCACCACAACCCTCCCTGCCTCCCTCGCCCCCCGATTTTTATGCCTTCATCTTTTGGATGTCATAGATGCTTTAAATGGTCTATGTGCAAAGTTGGGACTACTTAATATCACCACTACAACTACAAAGCTTATGGCATTTGCAGTGCTGTCTTGTTGGACTCAATTTTTTTAAGCTAGGTACAAGTTTTCTTGTTTGTAGTTCAAAagtagaattatatataatttatgcttGTTTAGTTATGTCGTCAGTTTGCGTGCATGATGCTTTATTGTTAGTTTGTAACCTAGTATCTATTCTCGTACAAGTCCTTTTGTCCTATTTTTAAGTGTTTACTATGTTAGCTTTTGCTAGTGTTGCTATAAGATGGAATTTTTCTCTGATGCTTCATTTCTGGGTAAAAATGCACCATAGGTCCTCAAACTTCCtgcaaatttttactttaaaccCTAAATGTTTCAATTGTCATAACTGGGCTCAtatccttttattttgttccaaGCTTATCTTTTTGTTTGTATTCCTCCATTTGATTAGACAAAGTATTATGCAATTTATTTCTAACTGCTACATAAGCAATTTTCGTACTTCTTAGATGTCGGGTGTCTTAATCCAGTTTAATTGAGAAATTTGATGAAATGGGTACAATCGTGAAAAAAAATGCTAAGGTTGCAACAAGACGTATCAAAGAAATTTATTTTGCGGCAAGATTACCTACTCAGGTTAAAATTTACATGAGATGTTGTTAGTCAAAGTTATTTATGTGATTTGTTATCCAACTGTTACATTAGTGACTTCTGGAATTCTAATATGGCAACTACATGGAAATTTTGATCCATTTTAACTGAGAAATTTGATAGCAAGGTACAATCGGGACAAAATGCAAACATTGGAACCGAACCATATCAATTGAAAGGTTGGGGACCTGACTAGAATTTCATAAAATGGTTAGGTACCCCTGGCGTGCTCTTTCTGTTGTATCAGTTAATTATGTTTTCGTAGATGTGCTCTGTTTTTTCATGGTTACTGTTACTTGATCTTTCTGCAAATATGtttattagtaattaagttCAGTCACTTGACATAACTGAACTGTAATTAAGATCAGACGCTAGTCGTTACTCAACCAAAGCTGTTGTGAAATAATTCGAGAATTTGGTTAAGCTGAGCATGTCTCTCCGTTTCCTTTCAGGAGCTTCCAGAAGGTAATTGGTATTGCCACAATTGTATATGTCGGAGTTGTGGAGTTCCTGTTTACGGAGAAGAGGCATCGACTTCCTCGA
This DNA window, taken from Ananas comosus cultivar F153 linkage group 5, ASM154086v1, whole genome shotgun sequence, encodes the following:
- the LOC109709929 gene encoding increased DNA methylation 1-like, which gives rise to MAGETSKNEQGLEEETTMRMLFGEEFMGMADDRFEGSKAEHDIFMDVFNGNGPDGGSNCNDVSRTMNSGSIPSSHSSMEDPFCESSEPAKMSSGEQSGSKLLLESSPCFRLDAQNGKENKMEVSPVSQLNYRNRENGNCMLGTNDSLVELNASKVATNALMQDAFDAHQFTVEAYSQGILSIYHLSNEQLEIDGKTDYDDKVALDCNITRQDTGYGGKVGETNSCMLENSFAALQLPSSPLETPLAITSMEQSVKGFSIRSIDSINGASMKSINRDLPELLRNYAQELLKDSGWRIDPRVRSDRAKLASYFTAPERAFVVTSLSHAWKSCGHILYQSSPNSERDDMGRVWKDIHTFWGDLMDTIAYIEKKIKEPENFLSLWDRWQLLDPFMAVVCINKKVGVLRAGKTLRAVNSDTFVLSEKSNMILGGKNSEDRVDDSLISTILPTQELKSEPGKEEGLQHLHDSKKKRQCRHIKKKLCYCGEKHSELTKQETSVHELCIQASDRESNHAQLSVCSISCAIQQSGRKPFYFNEKVGLLHNKASLDDFHVDGLGQEGASACLRDDGFREDLLANETTANALIGFDETLRLKSSIYEENFSKGVLVSDIDSNVTADDERGIFFEEKLANSSVKRARKKSKKISEIEATGLNGVCGGNCIQISGNYTDMNIDDPLGLTCNSNIVTSESTFKAVKKPKLLENHHALECDTNGSNAKRLKSISKFHPNAPFLLKDQFKDAASEESLVVSDDSCIPTEEQSSRKVTKTKKSKNWKENGRKRPRGLHIYDDDLLITAIIKNKDFTSCSKFTSNSGYSELKTFRKLKTKKKKGCQLLLRTPGKGGKNSLDGKRLILGRKTVLCWLIARGVISLKDVVQYRDLKNNEVVKDGWVTVNGVLCNCCTKVLSVSEFKAHADAKMQKSSLNLFLQSGKSYTLCQLEAWSAEYRARKSNTQIAEIEGLDDQNDDTCGLCGDGGELICCDSCPSTYHQDCLLSQELPEGNWYCHNCICRSCGVPVYGEEASTSSTILKCSQCEQKYHETCHKDHITCDGDVGSDTWFCGRNCLEVYLGLRSHVGVVNCLDDGYSWTILRCNHDEPKVKSAQKITLMAECNTKLAIALNIMEECFARMVDPRTGIDMIPHVLYNWGSSFARLNYQGFYTLILEKSDEVVSVASIRVHGNTVAELPFIATCSEYRRQGMCRRLMDAIEKMLRSFSVKMLVLSAIPDSVNTWTSGFGFKPMGNDEKKQLSNMNLMSFPGSSLLMKRLDETKAEESGMRKDLSVREDDLHVGGDHSQNLGNSYENQNTEFLLSMNMTSVELVDSQLENGQLFSHGSDISPKDTSNLDEFGFCPIQQIIEIQKVVEDNPSQIDQILSNTSAQNAGEKDESSFDPSGGLNSEGAESDIRAFSDASEQQGDKCFADKESEKINEQEIPLDGSSDTFKDELCGSAGWCHAAKVGSTGNTEA